The following nucleotide sequence is from Gasterosteus aculeatus chromosome 5, fGasAcu3.hap1.1, whole genome shotgun sequence.
CAAATTctaaaaatgatgaaaacatgGCATTGTTATTGGATTTGGAATTCCACGTATATCTATAGCAGAGTCATAAAATAACCCACTTGTATCCCTGCTTGTTAGCAGGGAATCATCATGAAACAAATCTGCCAGCCGGTGCCACTATTTTGATCGTATCAAATGATAAGAGTCCATCTACACACCTACTTTATctcaaatacaaaatatttaatGACATTCCAAAACAGCATCTCCATATATTATATCTtatatacaaacacacgcaaaaGGACCGATACAATTAATCGGTTGTCTGTAACACACAAAGAGCAAAGCCAATGCGTCCTTTGGGCACTTTGTGCTCTTAAAAGCCCACATCTTCAGTCCCCCATCGTCGCAGCTCCACTCACAGAAGTCTTTGGCCTTAATCTGCTTTTACACCACTTTGGTGGCCATCTCGTCAACAACGGCCATTGCATGGTGGGCTTCCGCTCTGCTTTCGACCCCGGTgggtggtggagcagcaggtcagGGTTCAGCGTCTCCGTCTGCTTGGCTGGGAGGAGGCTCCATCAGGTCTTTGAACCCCAGTTTGGTCAGAGGCTCCTGGGCCATCAGCTGACTGCAACATCACAAAGCAGAAAGGACATTAGCGTGATGAACTAGCCCCGAGTCACCAGGAGGCGGGTGACGCTTCTCACTTCTCCATGCGGCATTCCAGGTAGTCTTTGGACTGCAGGCGGCACTGGGAGTTGTCAAAGTTGTTGTCCCTCAAGCATTTCATGAACGTCTCCTTAAAGGCCTTACACTCGCCTGGAATAAGGCACAGACACGGATCGTGACGTTTGGTATTATTTCTTGACACGAAAGCAAGCTATGAGCAAGATAGCTTAGTCAGACTAAAACGCAAAGAACAGCGAGCTAATACGCATTAATGAGCGACAGTCGGTGTCCTAGCTTACCAAAATGATCCAGAGGGAACGCGCCTTTATCGGGAGCCCGAGGTTTAAAACTTTTCGACCCAAAATTCATGGCGGTGGACATGTTTTGTTGTGTATGTTTCTTTTTATACGATTTTAGAAGGGCCTAGAGTCTTCCTGGATGTATCCCAGCTACAAGGTCCGCAGCAACACAGTTACGTGACCCTGCTGTCGCGTAAATATGACGTAAGGATGCGTTTCAGTAAACAGACATCAGCAGTCGATTGAGTCGCATCGACCATTTTTGAATAAATTCCAATGCATTCATAGGGAAACAATCTCAACAAAAAATAACTATGAACTCAACTAAACGTtggtttcttttgttatttataaACGAATTGTTTTGGGGCATTTGTTATCTATATTAAGGTGAAAATGTAACACAAATTCATAGAGAGAACAGAAGAAcagaaaaataatcaataacCCTGCGTAAATCGAGAGAAAGCTTGCTAACAATGCACTATACGACACAAGATGGCgcaatgattcaaatattttatcAAGGAACATACTCACACGCACCATGATACGTACTGTCTCGAGAAATATGCCTATGCAATAATAAATTGCACTACAACatgttttaaatttaaaataattaaaagtccGTATTGTTAGAGATAAAGACATTTTCATGGGTGCGGGATGCGCAATTAAATGTGTTCTTATTGTCTACCGCAGGATGTCTCACTTTCATACGATATGATGGGTGGAGAGGAAGGAATACGAGATgggcaggtgggggggaggagaaaggagggagggagggggtgacgGGAACGTGTTTGATTATTattcagagagagacacagcgaTAGAGAGAGCAACGGATCGGATCCTCCAGTCTCGTCCCCTCTTCCCTCTGCTTAACTGTGAGGTGACAGGTGAGcaagtcagtcagtcagcctgtctgtctgtctccagcAGCGGATGTTCTTGCTCCGGCTTCTTCCCGCTGCAGCGAGGCTGGACGGATAAGCGCTGACCATGTCGCTGGAACCGGAGGGGAGCAACCGGCTCCTGAGAGACGTGCTGGCGAGACCGGGCAACGAGACGTGCGCGGACTGCGGCAATCCAGGTAGGCAACTCCCCAAGCCTCCCCCCTG
It contains:
- the cox19 gene encoding cytochrome c oxidase assembly protein COX19, with translation MSTAMNFGSKSFKPRAPDKGAFPLDHFGECKAFKETFMKCLRDNNFDNSQCRLQSKDYLECRMENQLMAQEPLTKLGFKDLMEPPPSQADGDAEP